In Anopheles gambiae chromosome 2, idAnoGambNW_F1_1, whole genome shotgun sequence, a single window of DNA contains:
- the LOC1275697 gene encoding carbonic anhydrase 1, which yields MKSFTLLICYALFVLHAARGDEWNYPTPGTNGVMSEPERWGGQCDNGRRQSPIDLTIAAAVRGQFAPLFFSNYMLPLKQPRVTNTGHSIQINNRDSAITMQGGGLGGRFVLDQMHFHWGSEHTLDDTRYGLELHLVHHDTRYASLEDAVQARNGVAVLGVLFHVGSQPNMHIDTILDTATEIQNEVGKEALLRGKLSPYNLLPSNRTSFYRYEGSLTTPACAESVIWTVFTESISVSLEQVERFKAIHDQTGRELVNNFRSVQPLNTRALVYATEWDQQGNNFATKMTSNVVFLGAIVLLVITSRLSYH from the exons ATGAAAAGTTTCACTTTATTAATCTGCTATG CTCTGTTCGTGCTTCATGCTGCTCGTGGCGATGAATGGAATTATCCTACACCTGGGACAAATGGTGTCATGAGTG AACCAGAACGATGGGGCGGTCAATGTGACAATGGTCGACGTCAGTCACCTATCGACCTAACAATAGCAGCTGCGGTTCGTGGCCAGTTCGCTCCGTTATTTTTCAGCAATTACATGCTGCCACTTAAACAACCCCGCGTAACAAATACCGGTCACTCAATTCAGATAAACAATCGAGATTCTGCCATTACAATGCAAGGAGGTGGATTAGGTGGACGATTTGTGCTTGATCAAATGCATTTTCACTGGGGCTCTGAGCACACTTTAGACGACACACGCTACGGGCTCGAACTTCACTTAGTGCACCATGATACTCGTTATGCGTCACTAGAAGACGCTGTACAAGCGCGTAACGGAGTAGCCGTACTTGGAGTATTGTTTCATGTGGGTAGCCAGCCAAACATGCACATTGATACTATTCTGGACACAGCAACAGAAATTCAGAACGAGGTTGGAAAAGAAGCACTCCTGAGAGGAAAACTTTCCCCGTACAACTTATTGCCATCTAACCGTACTTCATTTTATCGATACGAAGGCTCACTCACTACACCGGCCTGCGCTGAATCAGTTATTTGGACTGTGTTTACCGAAAGTATTTCTGTGTCACTTGAACAGGTAGAAAGGTTTAAAGCTATTCATGATCAAACCGGTCGGGAATTAGTGAACAATTTCCGGTCTGTACAACCATTGAACACGCGAGCGCTAGTTTATGCGACTGAGTGGGATCAACAAGGAAAcaattttgcaacaaaaatgacTTCAAATGTTGTGTTTCTGGGAGCGATAGTACTACTAGTCATTACATCCAGATTAAGTTACCACtga